A portion of the Bubalus kerabau isolate K-KA32 ecotype Philippines breed swamp buffalo chromosome 1, PCC_UOA_SB_1v2, whole genome shotgun sequence genome contains these proteins:
- the S1PR2 gene encoding sphingosine 1-phosphate receptor 2 translates to MGGVYSEYLSSSKVREHYNYTKESPDTKDTPSRQVASALIILLCCAIVVENLLVLIAVARNSKFHSAMYLFLGNLAASDLLAGVAFIANTLLSGSVTLGLTPVQWFAREGSAFITLSASVFSLLAIAIERHVAIAKVKLYGSDKSCRMLLLIAASWLISLVLGGLPILGWNCLGHLEACSTVLPLYAKPYVLCVVTIFSVILLAIVALYIRIYCVVRSSQADVAAPQTLALLKTVTIVLGVFIFCWLPAFSILLLDYACPVRTCPMLYQAHYFFAFATLNSLLNPVIYTWRSRDLRREVLRPLQCWGQAAGMQGRRDRTPGHHLLPLRSSSSLEKGMHVPTSPTFLEGNTIV, encoded by the coding sequence ATGGGCGGCGTGTACTCAGAGTACCTAAGCTCCAGCAAGGTCAGGGAACACTATAATTACACCAAGGAGAGTCCCGACACGAAGGATACGCCCTCCCGTCAGGTGGCCTCAGCCCTCATCATCCTCCTGTGTTGTGCCATCGTAGTAGAGAACCTGCTGGTGCTCATCGCAGTTGCCCGAAACAGCAAGTTCCACTCGGCCATGTATCTGTTCCTGGGCAACCTAGCAGCATCAGACCTGCTGGCGGGCGTGGCCTTCATAGCCAATACCTTGCTCTCGGGTTCAGTCACACTGGGGCTGACACCTGTGCAGTGGTTCGCCCGCGAGGGCTCTGCCTTCATCACGCTCTCCGCCTCCGTCTTCAGCCTCCTGGCCATCGCCATTGAGCGGCACGTGGCCATTGCCAAGGTCAAGCTCTACGGCAGCGACAAGAGCTGCCGCATGCTGCTGCTCATCGCGGCCTCGTGGCTCATCTCGCTGGTCCTTGGCGGCCTGCCCATCCTCGGCTGGAACTGCCTGGGCCACCTGGAGGCCTGCTCCACCGTTCTGCCGCTCTACGCCAAGCCCTACGTGCTCTGCGTGGTGACCATCTTCTCGGTCATCCTGTTGGCCATCGTAGCTCTGTACATCCGCATCTACTGTGTGGTCCGCTCCAGCCAGGCCGATGTGGCTGCCCCACAGACGCTCGCCCTGCTCAAGACGGTCACCATCGTGCTGGGTGTCTTTATCTTCTGCTGGTTGCCCGCCTTTAGCATCCTCCTCTTGGACTATGCCTGTCCGGTCCGCACCTGCCCTATGCTCTACCAGGCCCACTACTTTTTTGCCTTCGCCACCCTCAACTCGCTGCTCAACCCGGTCATCTACACGTGGCGCAGCCGGGACCTGCGGCGGGAGGTGTTACGGCCGCTGCAGTGCTGGGGGCAGGCGGCAGGGATGCAAGGGCGGCGGGACAGAACCCCGGGCCACCACCTCCTACCCCTTCGCAGCtccagttccctggagaagggcatgcacGTGCCCACGTCACCCACATTTCTGGAGGGCAACACAATTGTGTGA